A stretch of Haloprofundus halophilus DNA encodes these proteins:
- a CDS encoding bis(5'-nucleosyl)-tetraphosphatase: MTVEAVSAGAILFRDTRGRREYLLLKSRPGDWEFPKGGVEGDEELQQTAIREIGEEAGIDDFRLVDGFRREYDYVFEAGGKTIHKTVHLFIARSFEASAELSSEHRDLQWRDYEQAINTITQDGPREILEEAHNYLNELVSENGDDEPERKYLA, from the coding sequence ATGACGGTCGAAGCGGTCAGTGCTGGAGCCATCCTCTTCCGCGACACCCGCGGCCGACGGGAGTATCTGCTCCTGAAGAGCCGACCCGGGGACTGGGAGTTCCCGAAAGGCGGGGTCGAAGGCGATGAGGAACTGCAGCAGACGGCGATTAGAGAGATCGGAGAGGAGGCGGGCATCGACGACTTCCGCCTCGTCGACGGGTTCCGCAGAGAGTACGACTACGTGTTCGAAGCCGGTGGCAAGACCATCCACAAGACGGTCCACCTGTTCATCGCGCGCTCGTTCGAGGCCAGCGCGGAGCTGTCGAGCGAGCACCGCGACCTGCAGTGGCGCGACTACGAACAGGCCATCAACACGATCACGCAGGACGGCCCGCGCGAGATTCTCGAAGAGGCGCACAACTACCTCAACGAACTCGTCTCGGAGAACGGCGACGACGAACCGGAGCGAAAGTACCTCGCGTGA